ATTTCATCGAAATTTATGCGCAGGGAATGTTCAATGGTTTAACGTTTACCAGCGAAGATGAAAAATTGGGTTCCGCCCTGAAAAGTTATTTTGTAATGAATGCAGGACTCCATATAAAAATCTTAAAACACTATCAAATTGGTTTCAAAGCGAATAATTTATTTGATCAAATCTATGAAACTACAGCCTACTTTCCTTTGCCAAAAAGGAATTATGCAGCTAATCTCTTAATCAACTTTTAAAAATAAATAGTATGAAATTTCCTAAAATTCTTTCGTCGGTTCTTGCACTTACTCTGCTGTTCAACATTTCCTGTAGAACTGAATCTGATGAACCAATTGAACTTCCAAAAGGTGCATATGAAAACGGAATATTCGTTCTTAATGAAGGGAATTTCGGAACTCCAAGTGCATCAGTTACTTTTCTTTCCAACGATTTAGCAACCATTGAACAGGATGTTTACAAAAAAAATAACGGTACCGATCTGGGTGATGTATTACAAACCCTAACTTACAATGGCGATAATGCTTATCTGGTTTTAAATAATTCAAATAAAATCACAGTTGTCAATCGGTATACCTTCAAAAAAACAGGTGAAATCACGGCTCAAATCAATCAGCCGCGTTATATTACAATTGCCAATAATTTCATTTACGTAACGAACGATGAATATTTAGGTCCAAAATCTGTGACTATTTACAAATTATCTGATCTTTCTTTTGTTAAAAAAATCGCATTCACAGATACGGCAGAACGCATTGTTGAAGCAGGTGGAACTATTTTCGTACAAAATGCAACTTTTGGTTTCGGAAATACACTGACCAGAATAAATCCTGCTACAAATGAGGTGGCTCCGGTAGTAACTTTGCCAAACGGGAATATTAATAAGACCATTTCCAATAATTCAACCGTTTATACCATTGCTGCAGGAACTACAGATTCCTATATTTATCAAATCTCGGCGGCAGGAACGATTACAAAAACGACTACACTTACGGGAATTTCCAATGCGACAAATCTTGATATTGACGGTGGAAAATACTATTTTTCCTCTGGAAACAAAGTTTATTCGATGGATATGAGTGCTACTGTAACACCTACAACACCAATTGTAACTGCAACAGGAGGACAGTATTCTGCTCTTTACGGATTTAATGTGATCAACGGAAAAATCTATACTTCGGATGCAAATGGATTTACGGCAGACAGCAAAGTAACCGTTTATTCCACTACAGGAAGTGTGATCAAAACTTTTGAGGCCGGAAGAGCAACCAACGGTTTTTTCCAGAACTAAAAATTATTTCCTCCGCCTCAATAATTTTTGTTGAGGCGGATTTTTCTTAAACTTTTACACCTTAAAAAAGACCAAAAAGCACAGGTCTTAAAATTCTACATCTAAATTTAAAAAAAAATGACAAAAAATTATCATTTATTACTGACTTTACTACCATCGATTCTACTCGCTCAATTCGATCCACCTGCAGGCCAAGCCGGATCTAAAGCGATTTTTAAAAATGATCCACTTTTTAAAAGTTGGGCAACAGAAGCGTCAGTAGTTAGAGGACCGCAAGATATTGCTGCAAGTACAGTGGTTTTAGCTTCGGTGGGAACTGCAGTGAATGCTACCGGAATTGCCGATGGAAGCGGTATTGTAAGTTTGGGAGATGGTGGAACAGCGGTTTTAACTTTCGCTAAACCAATTACCAATGGTTCCGGAGCAGATTTCGCGGTCTTTGAGAACTCTTTTAATGATACTTTTTTGGAACTGGCTTTTGTGGAAGCGAGTTCAGATGGGATTAACTTTTTTAGATTCCCTGCAACAAGTCTTACATCTACAGCAACTCAGGTGGGAACTTTTGGCGCTGTAGATGCAACAAAAATCAATAATCTGGCAGGAAAATACAAAGCAAATTATGGAACCCCTTTCGACATTTCTGAACTTCCAGACCATTCGTTGCTGAATAAAGATAAGATCACCCATGTGAAAATTATTGATGTGGTGGGGACTATTAATCCGCAATATGGAACCTTAGACAGTGTTGGAAATATTGTCAATGATCCCTATCCGACAAATTTTGCTTCCGGAGGTTTTGATCTCGATGCAGTGGGTGTTATCAATGAATTCACGGAGGTTTTAGGAACCGCAAACTTATCAAAATCTGATTTCCAGATTTATCCAAATCCGACCAGTGATTTTGTTCAAATTAAATCAAGAGAAGAAATTAAAAAAATCAATGTTTATTCTATCACAGGACAAAAACTGATCGTTTCTGAAAATGAAAAAATTGACCTGAAAAATCTTCCTGCCGGAAATTATCTTTTAGAAATAATTACCGCTAAAGGAAAGATCACCCAGAAAATCATTAAAAAATAACTTATAATAAACGAAAAAACGCTTTGAAAAAGGCGTTTTTTTTGTTTCTATAAGGTAGGTACACACAATTATACTGAGTCTGCAATTTCCAGTCCGAGTAATTTTGCTTCTTTAATGACAAATTCCCGGGCTTGGTCTTTGTCATTTCCAATTTCACCTTCCAGAATGGCTTCTTTTACTTTCTCCTTTAAAATCCCGATTTCCCGTCCGGGTTTTAAATTAAAGAGTTCCATGATTTCTTCTCCAGAAATCGGCGGCTGAAAATTGCGAACCTGATCCTTTTCTTCTACTTCCTTAATTTTCAAAGCCACATATTCAAAATTCTTTTTGAACTTCGCTTGTTTTGAAGAATTCTTGGTGGTAATATCTGCCTTGTTTAAAATAAATAAATCTTCCAAATCTTCGCCCGCATCGAACAAAAGTCTTCGCAGTGCGGAATCAGAAGTCCCATCATCAATTAAGGCAATTGGTCTTGAAGACAATTTTACCAATTTCTGAACATATTTCATATCGGTTCCGAGGGGAAGCTTTAAACGATAAAAAAGATTTTTTACCATTTTCGAACCTAAGAATTCATGTCCGTGGAAAGTCCAGCCTGTTCCTTCTACAAATTTTTTGGTTGGTGCTTTTCCTATATCGTGGAGTAAGGCTGCCCAACGAAGCCAGAGATTATCGGTGTTTTCACAAATATTATCAACTACTTCTAAAGTATGCCAAAAATTGTCTTTATGGGTTTGTCCTTCTACTTCTTCAATTCCTTTCAAAGCCGTCAATTCCGGAATAACTAAATGTAAAATTCCCGTTTGTTCCATTAATTTTAAACCGACAGAAGGTTTTTCGGAAAGCATAATTTTATTGAATTCCACCATAATTCTTTCCATAGAAACGATTTTGATTCGCTCTACTTCTTTCTTGATGGCTTTCAGGGAATTTTCTTCAATCTTAAAATTTAAAGTTGACGCAAAACGAATCGCCCGCATCATTCGCAGAGGATCATCGGAATACGTCTGGCTCGGTTCTAATGGCGTGCGGAGAATTCTTTTTTTGATATCGTGAATTCCATCAAAGGGATCGATTAAATCGCCGAAATTTTCTTTATTTAAAGAAATCGCTAAAGCATTGATGGTAAAATCCCGACGTTTTTGGTCGTCTTCTAATGTTCCAATTTCTACGGACGGTTTTCGGGAATCTTCAGCATAACTTTCTTTTCTGGCTCCCACAAATTCTAAATCTAAACCATCAAATTTGAACATCGCTGTTCCATAATTTTTGAAAACAGAAACTTTCAGTGTCGGATTAATTTCTTTTGAAACGGCTTTTGCCAAATCGATTCCATTGCCTTCCGTTACAAAATCAATATCGGTTGGCGCTTTTCTCTTCATCAATAAATCCCGAACGTAACCTCCAACAATAAAAACCGTTTGATTATTTTTCTCAGCAACTTCTGAAATAAGTTTAAAGAGTTTTAGATTTTTATTTTGGGCAAGATTGATGTTCATAACTATTCTTCGACAATTTCTGCAAAGATAAAGTTTCTCACGCAATGATTGGGGAAGAACGGGTCAAAAACACTCCTCAAAGGGCACAAAAAAAAAACATATTGAATATGAGTTTTTTGTAAGCATAGTTAATCGACTTGTGGAGCACCCAACAACCAGTCATCAATTTCCTCCTCCAAATATTCTGTCTGTAATTTAATAGCTTCTAAAAAGTCATCCGGAATTGTGGAAGTATCTGTATTTTCTAAATCCCATAATTCATTGCTCATCAATTCATATTCTGAGTACACCCGTTTGAACCGGGGACTGCTTTTCTCTAACTTTTCAATTTTATCCTGCTGAGGTTTGAATTTTCTGTAAGGTCGATTAATACTCATTTTTATTGTGTTATTAGTTTTTTAACGGATAATATAAATCTGTTCCGGTTTTTAAGATGAAATTTCACTACAATATCTTCTAAAGTATGAAAAATAATATCTCTTACTTGCTCTGTTTCAAAAATTAAATTTAGACAATTAATTCACACAAAAAAATATTTTAACAAGTTTTTCTGATTGTTTAACATATAATTTTAAATTTGCATGTATAGAGATGAAGGAATTTATATTTAAACAAAAACAGATCTTATTATTCGTAATCGCCGGTGCACTAAGCGCCGTAGTCGAAATTGGATCTTTTAAAATGCTCAGCGTTTATTTGCCGACCATTTTGTCGCAGGAAAACAACTTTCACGGGATTCATTTCCCACTAAGCAACATATTATCAACAAGTTGTGGAATAATCACCAATTACTTTCTGAGTATTTGGTTTGTTTTTGAGCGTGGCAAACACTCTAAGCGTCGAGAGTTTGTTTACTTTATGGTCGTCTCCTTTTTCTCTACAATTTTGAGTTTAAGCTTTTTCCAAATATTTTTCAGATTTGTATTTAAAGAACATTTTGATGTGGGCTTCTTTGTTTTCAGTCAAGAAATGCTAAGTAAAATTGCCGCGATTCTGGTGGTGTCAATTCTTAACTATTCCGTTAAGAAAAAAATTATTTTTAATGGATAATTTCTTCAGGATATTATTCGTGATCTTTAAAAAGTAAAAAATCAAATGAAAAAAGTTTTAAATTATATCTGGCGCGGTTGGATGATTCTATTGGGAGCTGTTTTAACCATTGTTTTTGGAATACCGGTTCTTTTATTTTCAATCAGAAAAAATCATTATCCGATCGCCTATCAATTTATACGCTTTTGGTGTTTTGGAATGTTTTATGGCATGGGCTTTCGCTATGAGCTTAAAAAACTCACCGAAAAAAAGATCGATAAATCACAGCAATACGTGTTCATTTCAAATCATACTTCTATAATGGATGTGATGTTGCCTTGTATCTTAATGCCGCATCACCCGCTGTGTTATGTCGGTAAAAAGGAATTGGTTAAAATCCCTATTTTCGGCATTATTTATAAAAGGATCTGCGTCATGGTGGACCGCAGTTCGGCAAAGAGTCGGGCTGATGTTTACCGCAGATGTGCAGAAAGAATGGAAGAAGGCCAGAGTATCGTTATCTTTCCGGAAGGAGGCGTGCCTGATGATACGTCCGTTATTTTAGACGATTTTAAAGATGGTGCTTTTACTTTGGCTTGTAAACACCATTCACCGCTCGTTATCTACACATTTGTTGGTTTAAAAGAGATGTTTCCTTTTGATGCCTCGAAAGGTTATCCTGGGAAAGTAAAAGTTTATTTCATCGATATCATGGAGCCCGACTGCAAGGTCGATATCCTGAAAATGGAGGCGCGCGAAAAAATTAAAAATGTTTTGCAAAATCCGGTGTGAGCAAATTAAATAGTTATATTTGTTTCTATAATAAATTAACTATGTCAACAAATTATTCTAAGCAAACCAATTGGGGACAGTTCGTACCATTGGTTACTGTTTTTTTCTTTTGGGGTTTCGTTGCAGCAAGTAACGATATTTTGATCCCCGTATTTAAAAAAGCCTTTAATTTAACCCAAGGACAGAGTCAGCTGGTTTCGGTTGCATTTTATGTTGCCTACACGGTTGGTTCTTTAATTTATATGTTTATTTCGAAAGCGATAAAACAGGATGTTGTCAATAGAATTGGGTATAAGAACGGACTTATAGTAGGACTTTTAATATCGGCTTCTGGAACTCTTTTATTTTATCCGGCGGCTAATATGGGATCATTTCCTTTAATGATTTCCGGTCTTTTTATTTTAGGTCTGGGTTTTTCATTACAGCAAATTGTAGCAAATCCATTGGCTATTGAAGTTGGGCCTACCGAAACAGGATCTCAACGACTCACCATGGCGGGCGGAATTAATAATCTGGGAACTACCATTGGTCCGTTGATCGTCGCGTTTGCCATCTTTGGTTCTGCAACTGCGTCAAACACGGAAGCCAGTATAGAATCTGTGAAAATCCCTTATATGGTTTTAGGAGGCGCTTTTATATTAGTTGCTATTTTATTAAAATTCTCCTCACTGCCACAAATTACCCCAACAATTGCAGAAGATACACAAGATTTTGTAACAGGAGAACACCGCGATTCTGCGCTGAAATATCCGCAGTTGGTTTTAGGAATGATTGCTATTTTTGTTTACGTTGGTGTTGAAGTATCTACCGCAAGTAATTTGCCGGCTTATATGGAAAATTCTCTCGGTTTTTCAACCAAAGATATCGCTCCGTATGTTTCATTATATTGGGCGTCACTAATGATCGGTCGATGGACAGGCGCCGTAGAAGCATTCGATATCACGGCAGGTGCAAAAAAAATCTTAAGATTTATAGCTCCTTATTTGGCATTCGGCGTTTTTCTTCTGGTAAATGCAATTGCACAACACGATTTATCGCACTTCTACATCTATGGACTTGTAATTTTGGTAATGATCGCCTGTGATATTGCAAGTAAAGGAAATCCGGCCAGAATGTTACTTATCTTCTCCGTCATGGGAATTTTAGCTTTAGTTATCGGAATGATGACCACAGGAATGCTCTCCGTTTACGCCTTTACCAGTGTAGGGTTATTCTGTTCTACGCTTTGGCCATGTATCTTTGCACTCGCCATTAATGGTTTAGGAAAACATACCAATCAAGGTTCCGGTTTTTTAATTATGATGATTATGGGAGGCGGTATCGTTTCCTGGCTTCAAGGGATGCTTGCTGATTACACCAATATTCATATCAGTTACATCGTGGGTGTGATCTGTTTCGCATATCTTGCATTTTATGCAGTTACTGTGACCAAAATCTTGAAAAATCAGGGAATTAGTTTAGATCAAATTAAAAATGAAGGCGGAAATTAAAAGATATCCGATTTACAGAAAAAAAAGATTTTGGGCGGGTATATTACTTGCCCAATTTCTTTTATTCTACGTGGCTTCTAGAATCGATTTTGCTATTGCATTTTTTGAAATGTTTTTTGAACTTCAAAAGAAGTGGCATCAACAATTATTTGCCTCGTTTCCTTTCTCTGTGGGAGATGTATTTTATATTTTAGTGATTAGTTTTCTAATTTACCTGGTCATTCAATCGATAAAAAAGAAGGAAAGAAATCGGCAATGGATTAAAAGTTTAATGTTATTAAACATATTATATTTAACCTATCAGGTATTTTGGGGAATGCTCTATTTTCAGAAGCCTTTGAGGGATCAACTTCCTGAAAAAGAAATTGAAATATCTCAAATGAAAACTCTAACGTTAAAATATCTCAACAGCTGCAAAGAAAGCAGACTTTTAGTGAGGGAAGACGTGAACGGAGTTTTCGACATTAATAATCTCGATGCAATAAAGAAAGAGATCTTACAAAAACAAAATAAACTACCCAGTTTCCTCAATGCTAAAAGAAGTCCGGAAATTAACTGCATGAAGCCAAGCCTTTTTAAAGGAATAATGAGTTACACCGGTATTTTGGGTTATTACAATCCATTCACTGCAGAAGCGCAATACAACGCAGATCTGCCGGCTACCTACATTCCCTTTACCTTATCTCATGAAAGTGCACATCAGCTCGGTTATGCACGGGAGCAGGAAGCAAACTTTATTGGCTATTTGGTAGGTAAAGATTCCAAAAATGCAGATCTTAAATACAGCACGCAGTATTTTGTCTTAAAATCCCTGCTGAGCAGTTTATCAGAAACCGACGCCGATTTTGTAAAAGATGTTTTATTAAACTTTTCTGCCGGAATGCAGAGAGACCGAAAGGCCGAAAAAGATTTTGTGAAAAAACACGAAGGTCTGCTGGAAGTGTTCTTTGGGTACACCAACGATCTTTTTTTGAAAAGCAATCAACAGGAAGGAAGCATCACGTATTCCTACTTTATTGATTTGCTGTTGAGATACGAATCAACACCTCATTTAAAATAAAAAAAGAATCGAATCTTACGATACGATTCTAAAAACACAAATGATGAAAAAAAATTTATTGCTTCAGCAATGACGAATGCCATTATTAAAGCGTTGTAAAAGTAAGCTTAAATTTTTAGATAGCAAACTTTTTATTCTAAATATTTGTTAAAATTATAGGTCTCCCCACAGATTTACGACTTTATCTATAAAACCTGCTAACCTTTACAATTTTTTTAATATTTGACATTAAATTAATATTATTTATTAAATTTTTACTGTGTGAATTTTCCTTAGAAAAAAATTCTCAGTATGGAATAGGCTCATAATCAAATGTTAAGACTTTTTCAATTCCCCAAAAAGTGAATGAACATCGAATATTTTATAGAACATGAGGAAAACCTTAAAATTTAAGCATAAAAAAACCCAACATGATGTCGGGTTTTTTGTAGCGAAGACGGGAATTGAACCCGTGACCTCAGGGTTATGAATCCTGCGCTCTAACCAACTGAGCTACCTCGCCGCTAAAGTGGTGCAAATATAAAAATATTTTGTGAGGTAGCAAAAGATTAATTTAATTTTAAGTAAGAAATTACATCTGCTGCATGATCAGGCTTTGCAATAATTTTATTGTTGCTGTCTAAAACAAAGTATGTGGGAGTAGCACGCACGTTATATGTTTCTGAAAATGAACTGTACCACCCTTTCAATTCAGTATCATTGATCCACGGTAACATCTTGACTTTGTTGTCATAAGCAGCTTTGTCACTGTCTAAAGAGAAAGCAATAACCTCTCCTTTCATTGCTTTAATGGAACTGTATTTCTCTATGATTTTCGGCAAATCGGTTTCACAATGTGAACAGGTTGAAGCCCAGAAAATAATAATTTTTTTATCTGCTTTTACGTCATAAATTGATTTTGCCGTGGTATTTGTGGCTTTATTAAATACATAATTTGGAAAAACAGCACCAATTTCGGTATTCAAGTTGGTCGCAATCGTTTTAGACAAGCGGTCATTAATCGTGCATTTCAAGCTTTTGGCTTCTGCCAGATATTTATCTTTTAATTCCTGCATTCCGTACGTATCAAAAATTTCAATCAATTCAGAAAGTATTGTTTGTCCGCGGGGAGTTTCTACATTCACAGCTGCCAATAACTTATCCACATCAGCTGACAAACTCGTACTTGGACCAACATTAAGATAAGATACCAAAACAGGTCTTAGAAGTGATGAGGTCTCCAGCATGTCCGTCGATTTATTTAAAAAATCGATGATTTCTGTGTGAGTAATCGCAGGTTTGTCGGCACTCTTTTCGAGAAATTTACTATAATTGGAATTGTAGAATTTAATAAAAGGGAATTTGCTAATATCCCCAATCGGTTTTGAAAGCCGCGAAATTTCGGTATCCAGAGCGCCGCCAAATCCAGCGGTTCCTTTATAATATTCTTTAATTTGATAAAGTGCGGGTAAAATGACCTCTTTCTTCTGCTGAATATCCTGAATCTGATTCATTGTAAAATTGGCCTCATCAAGATAATCAATGTTTACGATCTTATTTTTATCTGTATCAAATTTTAACTGAACATCTTTGTTTTCTGAGATAAAATTAATTGAGGCATTCACTTCCGGAAAATACAGCTTCAACATTCCAGTATAAGGCTTGGCTACATCAAACTGCCATGAATTGCCTTTCTTCATTTCTTTGCTGTTTAAAACATCCTTGGAGCCGTTCAGGGTGTACAGATAAACTTCTTTAGGGGTGAAAGACGCAGGAGCATCGATTTTAATCTTAAACTGTGCATGATAGGAATTGACTAACAATACCGTTGCAAAAAGGGCTATTTTTTTCATAATG
This DNA window, taken from Kaistella carnis, encodes the following:
- a CDS encoding DUF3810 domain-containing protein, whose product is MKAEIKRYPIYRKKRFWAGILLAQFLLFYVASRIDFAIAFFEMFFELQKKWHQQLFASFPFSVGDVFYILVISFLIYLVIQSIKKKERNRQWIKSLMLLNILYLTYQVFWGMLYFQKPLRDQLPEKEIEISQMKTLTLKYLNSCKESRLLVREDVNGVFDINNLDAIKKEILQKQNKLPSFLNAKRSPEINCMKPSLFKGIMSYTGILGYYNPFTAEAQYNADLPATYIPFTLSHESAHQLGYAREQEANFIGYLVGKDSKNADLKYSTQYFVLKSLLSSLSETDADFVKDVLLNFSAGMQRDRKAEKDFVKKHEGLLEVFFGYTNDLFLKSNQQEGSITYSYFIDLLLRYESTPHLK
- a CDS encoding DUF5074 domain-containing protein, which codes for MKFPKILSSVLALTLLFNISCRTESDEPIELPKGAYENGIFVLNEGNFGTPSASVTFLSNDLATIEQDVYKKNNGTDLGDVLQTLTYNGDNAYLVLNNSNKITVVNRYTFKKTGEITAQINQPRYITIANNFIYVTNDEYLGPKSVTIYKLSDLSFVKKIAFTDTAERIVEAGGTIFVQNATFGFGNTLTRINPATNEVAPVVTLPNGNINKTISNNSTVYTIAAGTTDSYIYQISAAGTITKTTTLTGISNATNLDIDGGKYYFSSGNKVYSMDMSATVTPTTPIVTATGGQYSALYGFNVINGKIYTSDANGFTADSKVTVYSTTGSVIKTFEAGRATNGFFQN
- a CDS encoding CCA tRNA nucleotidyltransferase; the protein is MNINLAQNKNLKLFKLISEVAEKNNQTVFIVGGYVRDLLMKRKAPTDIDFVTEGNGIDLAKAVSKEINPTLKVSVFKNYGTAMFKFDGLDLEFVGARKESYAEDSRKPSVEIGTLEDDQKRRDFTINALAISLNKENFGDLIDPFDGIHDIKKRILRTPLEPSQTYSDDPLRMMRAIRFASTLNFKIEENSLKAIKKEVERIKIVSMERIMVEFNKIMLSEKPSVGLKLMEQTGILHLVIPELTALKGIEEVEGQTHKDNFWHTLEVVDNICENTDNLWLRWAALLHDIGKAPTKKFVEGTGWTFHGHEFLGSKMVKNLFYRLKLPLGTDMKYVQKLVKLSSRPIALIDDGTSDSALRRLLFDAGEDLEDLFILNKADITTKNSSKQAKFKKNFEYVALKIKEVEEKDQVRNFQPPISGEEIMELFNLKPGREIGILKEKVKEAILEGEIGNDKDQAREFVIKEAKLLGLEIADSV
- a CDS encoding GtrA family protein, with amino-acid sequence MKEFIFKQKQILLFVIAGALSAVVEIGSFKMLSVYLPTILSQENNFHGIHFPLSNILSTSCGIITNYFLSIWFVFERGKHSKRREFVYFMVVSFFSTILSLSFFQIFFRFVFKEHFDVGFFVFSQEMLSKIAAILVVSILNYSVKKKIIFNG
- a CDS encoding lysophospholipid acyltransferase family protein; this translates as MKKVLNYIWRGWMILLGAVLTIVFGIPVLLFSIRKNHYPIAYQFIRFWCFGMFYGMGFRYELKKLTEKKIDKSQQYVFISNHTSIMDVMLPCILMPHHPLCYVGKKELVKIPIFGIIYKRICVMVDRSSAKSRADVYRRCAERMEEGQSIVIFPEGGVPDDTSVILDDFKDGAFTLACKHHSPLVIYTFVGLKEMFPFDASKGYPGKVKVYFIDIMEPDCKVDILKMEAREKIKNVLQNPV
- a CDS encoding peroxiredoxin family protein; this encodes MKKIALFATVLLVNSYHAQFKIKIDAPASFTPKEVYLYTLNGSKDVLNSKEMKKGNSWQFDVAKPYTGMLKLYFPEVNASINFISENKDVQLKFDTDKNKIVNIDYLDEANFTMNQIQDIQQKKEVILPALYQIKEYYKGTAGFGGALDTEISRLSKPIGDISKFPFIKFYNSNYSKFLEKSADKPAITHTEIIDFLNKSTDMLETSSLLRPVLVSYLNVGPSTSLSADVDKLLAAVNVETPRGQTILSELIEIFDTYGMQELKDKYLAEAKSLKCTINDRLSKTIATNLNTEIGAVFPNYVFNKATNTTAKSIYDVKADKKIIIFWASTCSHCETDLPKIIEKYSSIKAMKGEVIAFSLDSDKAAYDNKVKMLPWINDTELKGWYSSFSETYNVRATPTYFVLDSNNKIIAKPDHAADVISYLKLN
- a CDS encoding T9SS type A sorting domain-containing protein → MTKNYHLLLTLLPSILLAQFDPPAGQAGSKAIFKNDPLFKSWATEASVVRGPQDIAASTVVLASVGTAVNATGIADGSGIVSLGDGGTAVLTFAKPITNGSGADFAVFENSFNDTFLELAFVEASSDGINFFRFPATSLTSTATQVGTFGAVDATKINNLAGKYKANYGTPFDISELPDHSLLNKDKITHVKIIDVVGTINPQYGTLDSVGNIVNDPYPTNFASGGFDLDAVGVINEFTEVLGTANLSKSDFQIYPNPTSDFVQIKSREEIKKINVYSITGQKLIVSENEKIDLKNLPAGNYLLEIITAKGKITQKIIKK
- a CDS encoding MFS transporter, with the translated sequence MSTNYSKQTNWGQFVPLVTVFFFWGFVAASNDILIPVFKKAFNLTQGQSQLVSVAFYVAYTVGSLIYMFISKAIKQDVVNRIGYKNGLIVGLLISASGTLLFYPAANMGSFPLMISGLFILGLGFSLQQIVANPLAIEVGPTETGSQRLTMAGGINNLGTTIGPLIVAFAIFGSATASNTEASIESVKIPYMVLGGAFILVAILLKFSSLPQITPTIAEDTQDFVTGEHRDSALKYPQLVLGMIAIFVYVGVEVSTASNLPAYMENSLGFSTKDIAPYVSLYWASLMIGRWTGAVEAFDITAGAKKILRFIAPYLAFGVFLLVNAIAQHDLSHFYIYGLVILVMIACDIASKGNPARMLLIFSVMGILALVIGMMTTGMLSVYAFTSVGLFCSTLWPCIFALAINGLGKHTNQGSGFLIMMIMGGGIVSWLQGMLADYTNIHISYIVGVICFAYLAFYAVTVTKILKNQGISLDQIKNEGGN